A single Pseudomonas sp. HN11 DNA region contains:
- a CDS encoding DMT family transporter, whose amino-acid sequence MNIPSPLKLTLVIASVILCWAYSPIGVHMGLHSYSPGQLALLRFLIASVFMAGVALVMGIGRPRLWDLPWLLVLSFFGVFLHHTSLNYGQQFVTAAASSVLAQSAPLFSVLIAFFCLKERVSLWRWSCVLLGLLGVLVVIWGDQGLGDIDPRGLLILLAAVSWSLYFAIQKHFAHRYSPLTMACYMVWVGTLMLCVNLPGLPAAVLQAPLAENLAVLVLGVFPSALAYLAWGYVLKHVEVSRASVAMYLIPPVAMVMAATLLGESIALQVVLGGGIVVASVAAISLEGRWVRAARGFHHS is encoded by the coding sequence ATGAACATCCCGTCACCCCTGAAGCTTACGCTAGTCATCGCCAGCGTCATCCTCTGTTGGGCCTATTCGCCGATTGGCGTGCACATGGGGCTGCACAGCTACAGCCCTGGCCAGCTGGCGTTGCTGCGGTTCTTGATTGCCTCGGTGTTCATGGCGGGTGTGGCACTGGTGATGGGCATTGGCCGGCCGCGCCTGTGGGATCTGCCATGGCTGCTGGTGTTGAGTTTTTTCGGGGTGTTCCTGCATCACACCAGCCTCAATTACGGGCAGCAATTCGTGACGGCGGCGGCGTCCAGCGTGCTCGCGCAATCGGCGCCACTGTTCAGTGTGTTGATCGCATTTTTCTGCTTGAAGGAACGGGTCAGCCTCTGGCGCTGGAGCTGTGTGTTGCTCGGCCTGCTCGGTGTGCTGGTAGTGATCTGGGGCGATCAGGGTTTGGGTGACATCGACCCGCGCGGCCTGTTGATCCTGCTGGCGGCTGTGTCGTGGAGCCTGTACTTCGCCATCCAGAAACACTTCGCCCATCGCTACAGCCCGCTCACGATGGCGTGCTACATGGTGTGGGTGGGCACGCTGATGCTTTGCGTTAACCTGCCAGGCTTGCCCGCTGCGGTGTTGCAGGCGCCGTTGGCGGAGAACCTTGCGGTGCTGGTGCTCGGGGTCTTCCCCAGCGCCCTGGCCTACCTGGCCTGGGGCTATGTGTTAAAGCATGTCGAGGTCAGTCGCGCGTCGGTGGCGATGTACTTGATACCGCCGGTCGCGATGGTGATGGCCGCCACGCTGCTGGGAGAGTCCATTGCCCTGCAGGTGGTGCTTGGCGGGGGCATCGTAGTGGCCAGTGTCGCGGCCATCAGCCTGGAGGGGCGTTGGGTGCGCGCTGCCCGAGGTTTTCATCACTCATAA
- a CDS encoding LysR family transcriptional regulator: protein MELAQLKMVRAVAQTGSVAQAAVHLHCVPSNITTRIKQLESELGTPLFIRAGRGLAISAAGEIFLEYCERILALVDESKRAVDANAIPRGTLRIGAVESSASGRLPPLLAEYHRRYPDVSLELVTGAWGELLDDLQHHRLDVALVAAGNKRAKLEHSVVYSERLVLIASASSAPIRSAEDLAGRTLLVWPPGCPYRAALENWVKPHAFKPTIASYASWGTIIGCVSAGIGVALAPEGILARYEQANQLASYRFEELQAVDNLLFWHKDTRRHLARDAFAGLLRETFG from the coding sequence ATGGAACTGGCCCAACTGAAAATGGTGCGAGCCGTAGCGCAAACCGGCAGCGTGGCCCAGGCGGCCGTGCACTTGCATTGCGTGCCGTCCAACATCACTACGCGGATCAAGCAGCTGGAAAGCGAGTTGGGCACGCCGCTGTTCATCCGAGCGGGGCGTGGGCTGGCAATCAGTGCGGCGGGGGAGATTTTCCTCGAATACTGCGAACGCATCCTGGCCTTGGTGGACGAATCCAAACGCGCCGTGGACGCCAACGCCATACCCCGTGGCACCCTGCGCATCGGCGCAGTGGAGTCCAGCGCCAGTGGCCGTCTGCCGCCGCTGCTGGCGGAATACCACCGACGCTACCCGGATGTCAGCCTGGAACTGGTGACTGGCGCCTGGGGCGAGCTGCTCGATGACCTGCAACACCATCGCCTGGATGTGGCGCTGGTGGCCGCTGGCAACAAACGCGCAAAGCTCGAACACAGCGTGGTCTACAGCGAACGCCTGGTGCTGATCGCCAGTGCCTCCAGCGCACCGATCCGCAGCGCCGAAGACCTGGCCGGCCGCACCTTGCTGGTATGGCCACCGGGTTGCCCCTATCGGGCAGCGCTGGAAAACTGGGTCAAGCCCCATGCCTTCAAGCCGACCATCGCCAGCTATGCCAGTTGGGGCACGATCATTGGTTGCGTGAGTGCCGGGATTGGCGTGGCGCTGGCGCCGGAAGGCATCCTGGCCCGCTATGAGCAGGCCAATCAGCTGGCATCGTACCGGTTCGAAGAATTGCAGGCGGTGGACAACCTGCTGTTCTGGCACAAGGACACCCGGCGGCACCTGGCGCGGGATGCGTTTGCCGGGTTGTTGCGTGAAACCTTTGGCTGA
- a CDS encoding N-acetylmuramidase family protein: protein MKSLQGLPRLISASVGAPGKARNLPADVQCIQYLFNLIIPKLGFPLAENGKCDGQLVQCISQYQFRHLKYAHPDGVIDPTGKTFNSLIEEAVKVPVKAFPSMRIPSFLNAFGNNQGDAVQATVNVYLDRMRAMIEAERRNRQLMLQATCDGGMTLTDTDFQEAAKQLGNGISVNVIRAFATVESGGRSGFGPAKLPIIAFEGHQFRKYTKHIYDQAHPLLSYIYVRKAGPQWQVNNKDQVKAWETMATAFALDQEAALMSASWGMFQTMGFNYASCGYKTVFEFAAALKVNVGNQLKAFLAFCANSPALMTAMKTKDFTSMARNYNGKDYGNYDVLMQKAYEKLEGKK from the coding sequence ATGAAAAGCCTGCAAGGGTTGCCCCGTCTTATCAGTGCTTCGGTCGGTGCGCCCGGTAAAGCCCGCAATTTGCCCGCCGATGTGCAGTGCATCCAGTACTTGTTCAATCTGATCATTCCCAAACTGGGCTTCCCACTGGCCGAAAACGGCAAGTGCGACGGCCAGTTGGTGCAATGCATCAGCCAGTACCAATTCCGTCATCTCAAGTATGCGCACCCCGATGGTGTGATCGACCCGACCGGTAAAACCTTCAACAGCCTGATCGAAGAAGCGGTGAAGGTGCCGGTGAAGGCCTTCCCGAGCATGCGTATTCCGAGCTTTCTGAATGCATTCGGTAACAACCAGGGTGACGCGGTGCAAGCCACCGTCAACGTGTACCTGGACCGCATGCGGGCGATGATCGAGGCTGAGCGGCGCAATCGCCAATTGATGCTTCAGGCCACGTGCGACGGCGGCATGACGCTCACCGATACAGATTTCCAGGAGGCCGCCAAGCAGTTGGGCAACGGCATTTCGGTGAATGTCATCAGGGCCTTCGCCACGGTGGAGTCCGGTGGTCGCTCGGGTTTCGGCCCGGCCAAGTTGCCGATCATTGCCTTTGAAGGGCACCAATTTCGCAAGTACACCAAGCATATCTACGACCAGGCGCATCCGCTGCTTTCGTATATCTATGTGAGAAAGGCCGGGCCGCAGTGGCAGGTCAATAACAAGGATCAGGTCAAGGCCTGGGAAACCATGGCCACTGCATTCGCCCTGGACCAGGAAGCGGCGTTGATGTCGGCGTCGTGGGGCATGTTTCAGACCATGGGGTTCAACTATGCCTCATGCGGTTACAAGACGGTGTTTGAGTTTGCCGCGGCATTAAAAGTGAATGTCGGTAACCAATTGAAGGCGTTTCTCGCGTTTTGCGCTAACAGCCCGGCGTTGATGACGGCCATGAAAACCAAGGATTTCACTTCGATGGCCCGTAACTATAACGGCAAGGACTACGGCAACTATGACGTCCTTATGCAAAAAGCCTACGAGAAACTTGAAGGGAAAAAATAA
- a CDS encoding zinc-binding metallopeptidase family protein, which translates to MFRYFEQLSSRIAAPFVAGTSRDSKVWRCRCGQSLFFRNSQCLACQALLGYQPQQSRLDSLQPGPVEGTWRLDGNLDAGAFRRCANLDTPAACNWLIPAHSTAPLCVACSLNRTIPDLSIVENHERWRKVETAKRRLVAQLISLGLQVVPKTVDEDNGLAFDFVGIDLEGNAPMTGHANGLITLDIKEADDAHREKVRVQMREPYRTLLGHFRHEVGHYYWDRLIANTHWLEPFRHLFGDERASYADALDQHYQNGPRPDWQQTCVSAYATMHPWEDWAETWAHYLHMMDAVDTALGFGMSAREMDLDYQPFPLTTLYDPEHPGGAAFLSFVNAWIELAGMLNELSRSMGQPDFYPFVLPPPVIAKLHFIHLVIQEEGGRADEAVIL; encoded by the coding sequence ATGTTCCGCTACTTCGAGCAACTCAGTTCGCGCATCGCCGCACCGTTCGTAGCCGGCACATCCCGCGACAGCAAGGTGTGGCGGTGCCGTTGCGGCCAATCGCTGTTTTTTCGCAATAGCCAATGCCTGGCTTGCCAGGCGCTGCTGGGCTACCAACCGCAACAAAGTCGACTGGACTCCCTGCAACCCGGCCCCGTCGAAGGCACCTGGCGGTTAGACGGCAACCTAGACGCCGGCGCTTTCCGCCGCTGCGCCAACCTCGACACGCCGGCCGCCTGCAACTGGCTGATCCCGGCCCACAGCACCGCGCCGCTGTGCGTGGCGTGCAGCCTGAACCGCACCATTCCTGACCTGTCGATCGTGGAAAACCATGAGCGCTGGCGCAAAGTTGAAACCGCCAAGCGCCGTTTGGTCGCGCAATTGATCAGTCTCGGCCTGCAAGTGGTGCCCAAGACTGTCGATGAGGACAACGGCCTGGCCTTCGACTTTGTCGGTATCGACCTGGAAGGCAATGCGCCCATGACCGGCCACGCGAACGGCCTGATCACCCTCGACATCAAGGAAGCCGACGACGCCCACCGCGAAAAAGTCCGCGTACAAATGCGCGAACCCTACCGTACCCTGCTCGGCCACTTTCGGCATGAGGTCGGCCATTACTACTGGGACCGGCTGATCGCCAATACCCACTGGCTTGAACCGTTTCGCCACCTGTTCGGCGACGAACGCGCCAGTTACGCCGATGCCCTCGACCAGCATTATCAGAACGGCCCACGGCCGGACTGGCAGCAAACCTGTGTCAGCGCCTACGCCACCATGCACCCCTGGGAAGACTGGGCCGAAACCTGGGCTCACTACCTGCACATGATGGATGCCGTCGACACCGCCCTCGGCTTTGGCATGAGCGCCCGCGAAATGGACCTGGATTACCAGCCATTCCCGCTCACCACCCTCTATGACCCCGAACACCCCGGCGGCGCGGCATTCCTGTCGTTCGTCAACGCCTGGATCGAACTGGCCGGCATGCTCAATGAACTGTCACGCAGCATGGGCCAGCCGGATTTCTATCCCTTCGTGCTGCCACCGCCGGTGATTGCCAAACTGCACTTTATTCACCTGGTGATTCAGGAGGAGGGCGGCCGGGCCGATGAAGCAGTGATTTTGTAG
- the ligA gene encoding NAD-dependent DNA ligase LigA encodes MTAAHTRILELRAELDQHNYRYHVLDEPSIPDAEYDRLFHELKALEAEHPDLVTRDSPTQRVGSAALSAFTQVRHEIPMLSLGNAFDETTMLEFDRRVTEGLDLPADDLFGGVEYSCEPKLDGLAVSLLYQDGELVRGATRGDGTTGEDISVNVRTVRNIPLKLHGSGWPATLEVRGEVFMSKAGFERLNASQLEVGGKTFANPRNAAAGSLRQLDSKITAGRPLEFCCYGVTTDVSDTHIGNLKQLQKWGMPISHELKLAKGIQDCLDYYRDIGERRNSLPYEIDGVVFKVNSIASQRELGFRAREPRWAIAHKFPALEELTELLDVEFQVGRTGAVTPVARLKPVKVAGVTVSNATLHNMDEVARLGVMIGDTVIIRRAGDVIPQVVSVVLERRPENARAVPIPESCPVCGSHVERTQLVKRSKGKETVSDGAVYRCVGRLACGAQLKQAIIHFVSRRAMDIDGLGDRTIEQLVDEKLIGSPADLYKLKYEQIIDLEGFADISSKKLITAIENSKTPTLARFIYALGIPDVGEETAKVLARSLASLERVQKALPEVLTYLPDVGLEVAHEIHSFFEDSHNQDVIGALLSPQECGLQLQDQGDLSAEFAASTTLGGLLDKLHVPSVGPGAAQKLADKFVTLEGVIKADWLDMRQALPEKQAKAVREFFDNADNASRALAIEQQLKDFGMHWESEKKVVEGLPEAGHTWVLTGSLELMSRDVAKEKLESLGAKVAGSVSAKTHCVVAGPGAGSKLAKASELGLKVLDEEAFVAFLAKHNITV; translated from the coding sequence ATGACCGCCGCCCACACCCGCATCCTCGAACTGCGCGCTGAACTGGATCAGCACAACTACCGTTATCACGTCCTCGACGAGCCGAGCATTCCGGACGCCGAGTACGACCGGCTGTTCCATGAGCTCAAGGCCCTGGAAGCCGAGCACCCGGACCTGGTTACGCGTGATTCACCGACGCAGCGGGTGGGCAGTGCGGCGTTGTCGGCGTTTACTCAGGTGCGCCATGAGATCCCGATGCTCAGCCTGGGCAACGCGTTTGATGAAACCACCATGCTTGAGTTTGATCGTCGGGTGACGGAAGGCCTTGATCTGCCTGCGGATGACCTGTTCGGGGGTGTCGAGTACAGCTGCGAGCCGAAGCTGGATGGCCTGGCGGTCAGCCTGCTGTATCAAGACGGCGAGCTGGTACGTGGCGCCACTCGTGGCGACGGCACCACCGGCGAAGACATCAGTGTCAACGTGCGCACCGTGCGCAATATCCCGTTGAAACTGCACGGCAGCGGCTGGCCGGCGACCCTGGAAGTGCGCGGCGAAGTCTTCATGTCGAAGGCCGGTTTCGAGCGTTTGAACGCCTCGCAGTTGGAAGTCGGTGGCAAGACTTTCGCTAATCCGCGCAACGCGGCTGCCGGCAGCTTGCGCCAGCTGGATTCGAAGATCACCGCCGGCCGGCCACTGGAATTCTGCTGCTACGGCGTGACCACCGATGTCAGTGACACCCATATCGGTAATCTGAAACAGTTGCAGAAATGGGGCATGCCCATCAGCCATGAGTTGAAACTGGCCAAGGGCATCCAGGATTGCCTGGACTACTACCGTGATATCGGCGAGCGGCGCAACAGCCTGCCGTATGAGATCGACGGTGTGGTGTTCAAGGTCAACAGCATCGCTTCCCAGCGTGAACTGGGCTTCCGCGCCCGTGAACCGCGCTGGGCTATCGCGCATAAATTCCCCGCCCTGGAAGAGCTGACTGAACTGCTCGACGTGGAATTCCAGGTCGGCCGTACCGGCGCGGTGACCCCGGTGGCGCGCCTCAAACCGGTCAAGGTTGCGGGTGTCACCGTATCCAACGCCACCTTGCACAACATGGATGAAGTGGCGCGCCTGGGCGTGATGATCGGCGATACCGTGATCATCCGCCGCGCCGGGGATGTGATCCCGCAGGTGGTCTCGGTGGTGCTTGAGCGCCGCCCGGAAAACGCCCGCGCGGTGCCGATCCCCGAAAGCTGCCCAGTGTGCGGCTCCCACGTTGAGCGCACGCAACTGGTCAAGCGCAGCAAGGGCAAGGAAACCGTCAGCGACGGCGCGGTGTACCGTTGCGTCGGCCGTCTGGCCTGTGGTGCGCAGCTCAAGCAGGCGATCATCCATTTTGTCTCGCGCCGCGCCATGGACATCGACGGCCTGGGCGACAGGACCATCGAGCAACTGGTGGATGAAAAGCTCATCGGCTCCCCGGCCGACCTCTACAAACTCAAGTATGAGCAGATTATCGACCTGGAAGGCTTTGCCGACATTTCCAGCAAGAAGCTGATCACCGCCATCGAAAACAGCAAGACGCCGACTCTGGCGCGCTTTATCTACGCCTTGGGCATTCCCGACGTAGGCGAAGAGACCGCCAAGGTGCTGGCGCGCTCCCTGGCCTCTCTGGAGCGCGTGCAGAAGGCGTTGCCCGAAGTGTTGACGTACTTGCCGGATGTGGGCCTGGAAGTAGCGCATGAGATCCACAGTTTCTTTGAAGACAGCCACAACCAGGACGTGATCGGTGCGCTGCTGTCGCCGCAAGAATGCGGCCTGCAATTGCAGGATCAGGGTGACCTGAGTGCCGAATTCGCGGCCAGCACCACCCTGGGAGGGTTGCTCGACAAGCTGCACGTACCGAGTGTCGGCCCGGGCGCTGCGCAGAAACTCGCGGACAAGTTCGTCACCCTGGAAGGCGTGATCAAGGCCGACTGGCTGGATATGCGCCAGGCCCTGCCCGAGAAGCAGGCAAAGGCCGTGCGCGAGTTCTTCGACAATGCCGACAACGCCAGCCGCGCCCTGGCCATCGAGCAACAGCTCAAGGACTTCGGCATGCATTGGGAGAGCGAGAAGAAGGTCGTCGAAGGCTTGCCCGAAGCCGGGCACACCTGGGTACTTACCGGTTCCCTGGAGCTGATGAGCCGCGATGTGGCCAAGGAAAAACTCGAAAGCCTCGGCGCCAAGGTGGCGGGTTCCGTGTCGGCGAAAACCCACTGCGTGGTGGCGGGGCCGGGCGCCGGTTCCAAGCTGGCCAAGGCCAGTGAGTTGGGCTTGAAAGTGCTGGATGAAGAAGCCTTTGTCGCATTCCTCGCCAAGCACAACATCACCGTCTGA
- the zipA gene encoding cell division protein ZipA, which produces MEIGLREWLIVIGIIVIAGILFDGWRRMRGGKGKLKFRLDRNLSNLPDDDGAELLGPPRVLDTHKEPQLDEHDLPSMSAPVREAREPSSKRGKRTAPVVAEPRQADLDLDVDDGPSFSSRDDDFPDENAGKNAPRQSVNDQPAAEEVLVISVICRDAAGFKGPALLQNILESGLRFGEMDIFHRHESMAGNGEVLFSMANAVKPGTFDLDDIDLFSTPAVSFFLGLPGPRHPKQAFDVMVAAARKLSQELNGELKDDQRSVLTAQTIEHYRQRIVEFERRALTQKR; this is translated from the coding sequence ATGGAAATCGGTCTGCGCGAGTGGCTGATCGTCATCGGCATAATTGTCATTGCCGGTATTCTTTTTGATGGCTGGCGCCGCATGCGCGGTGGCAAGGGCAAGCTCAAATTCCGTCTGGACCGCAACCTGTCCAACTTGCCCGACGACGACGGCGCCGAGCTGCTGGGGCCGCCCCGTGTGCTGGATACCCATAAAGAACCGCAACTGGACGAGCACGACTTGCCATCGATGAGCGCACCGGTGCGCGAAGCCCGCGAGCCATCGTCCAAGCGTGGCAAGCGCACTGCGCCGGTGGTTGCAGAGCCGCGCCAGGCTGATCTGGACCTGGACGTCGATGACGGCCCGAGCTTCAGCAGTCGTGACGATGATTTCCCGGACGAGAACGCTGGCAAGAATGCGCCGCGCCAATCTGTGAACGACCAGCCCGCCGCCGAAGAAGTCCTGGTGATCAGCGTGATCTGCCGCGACGCAGCCGGGTTTAAGGGCCCGGCTTTGTTGCAGAATATTCTGGAAAGCGGCTTGCGCTTCGGCGAGATGGATATCTTCCACCGCCACGAAAGCATGGCCGGCAACGGCGAGGTGCTGTTCTCCATGGCCAACGCGGTCAAACCGGGCACTTTCGATCTGGACGATATCGACCTGTTCAGCACCCCGGCGGTGAGCTTCTTTCTCGGCCTGCCAGGCCCGCGTCACCCGAAACAAGCGTTCGACGTGATGGTGGCCGCAGCTCGCAAGCTGTCCCAGGAACTGAACGGCGAACTCAAGGACGACCAGCGCAGCGTCCTGACTGCCCAGACCATCGAGCACTACCGTCAGCGCATCGTCGAGTTCGAGCGTCGCGCCCTGACACAAAAACGCTGA